The Mytilus edulis chromosome 4, xbMytEdul2.2, whole genome shotgun sequence nucleotide sequence aaaattagaaagatcatatcataaggaacaggTATACTAAGTtccaggttgattggacttcaacttcatcaaaaactacctcgaccaaaaactttaacctgaagcgggacagacgaacgaacaaacagacggacggacggacgaacggacgcacatacaagaaaacataatgcccctctactatcgtaggtggggcataagaATATCGTCATCTGCCgttatattttattgaatatgGCAATTCATCACAACAAGGACGTAACTAGTGAATTCGTCATATTCATTAATTAAACACATactctgatttctttttatactgaTCCCCCCATTCGATGGGTTACTTGGAcaacatttttaaataaccaaAACGGTAAGTAAATATGTACATGAAAATTAATGGTTGTTTCGTGTGACTAAGGCTTCCCCAATGGCCATTATACATCTACCGGTGGATACTCCCTACATATATAATACCGGGGCGAGTATGTTCCGACAAACGGGATTACATTGCTGAATTGTCTGAAATGGGGTTATGTTTTTTCCACCTTGCAATAGACAGGGACTTTCTTAGTATGAAAGCATTGGGAAGGGTCATATTTGACTATCTAGAAAGGGTTTTTATAAATacaatgttacactattgtttcagataagggtgaatgtttggtaccatttaaacgtttaaacccaaATAGTGCGTTCGGATTGAAATTGcgttattttatgattttaaaacagCAACCATTCTACTATACAAACAAAATCCACCAACATGAATATatctagagtggggtgctcattttcgccatatctttccatgttttctacagtttatgttcaggtctatatgtttttgaagtatactgatatttctatatgaagataacttcaaatgcaaaacaatcctaagcttgaaaacatgtttgtttgaaaataatcatctgtaaaGTTAGATTAaaaggtgtttgaaatttcctgaagtTTTGTCAATGgtggacacatattcgccgtttttacacatctatttaaaaccaaataactgcagctttatataatatttatcaaataaatttcattatagatgaacagcagacatttcaaaggtgtaaaaaacagaaatttaggccaatcagtcaaaaaaatgctaagaaaaaaatctatgaaaatcctgtttttcattcaggaaattgaccaaaaatcgttgtccgtttttcgatCTTTTGCAGTAAGTGCCgtaattttgtttaagttttaaaaataatcataattgttataaaattataatttattggcatatttcttccatttcagccatcctttgaagtgtttacacctcaaaatcataaaacggcgaaattgtgtccccggcgaatatggGCCCCCCACTCTACAGAAAGGCCTTGTCTTGCTttacttatttttacttatttcttttaattttcgtACCATAAATTTATCATATCGATCACTCAAAATGCACTTTGACGTTAAAAATCGCTTGTCCGGCGTAACATTTTTAGAttgaataaaatgcatttttctgttTCGTTGAAACTTGCCTATAAAATCAGCGAAAATTGGTGCATCAACCTCCTACTAGATTTATTTTCTGACGTCATACCCGTTTTTTTGGCGTTGGCTGAAATTTGAAGCAAGCGTTTAACGAAATATTCAGCAGAGAAACCTGTCTTTTTATGTTATAAGGTAAGTTAACGAAATTTTGAATACCAATATTTTCACTATAATATAATAAAGTCATATAAAAACTATACTCAATAGAAAGTTCAGAAAATAAATAAGCACtttcaaagtttcaaatgtaaaaaaacctATTTCATGAAGcagaattttaatatatcgcatgtCTAGCCACTATGTCCAAACGTCATTTGTTTCAATTCCTTATTCGAAATATgtgatataaatttaaaaaagtgcACTTAAAATGTaatgttatcatatttaaaaGATAAAGACTATAAGTTCATAACAATGGTCAAATGAATCGGGTATTTACACAAACATCAtgacttttcaactttttttagaAAGCATTTCCTATGTCTAGCCATTATGTCCAAGGGCGTCATTTCGACGTTTCTGCACAGTGGCGTCTTTTATACGAATACACACTATTCCGTCTAGGCAGTTAAAATCATGCCAAGGAATATTCATTCAAAATTAGGTCTTactcaaattacaaaaaaaatatacaaaaaaacaaacgaaaaacacaCACACGCTCCCTTTACAGACACGGATAGGAATATTTCCAATGTAGACAAAAGCTATTTCACGCAAATCTAAAAGCAAACGATTTTTGCACCTGATTATTATAGTCTCACCaaataattaaatacaaataaaaaaaatatttttcctctTATGAACTGCGGTCAAAATGCTTTCCTGTATACCAAAtaaaatgccccccccccccccccccaaaaaaaaaccaagtcaAATATCCggcctttaaaaaaaagttcccTTAACTTGAAGAATCGGTCAtcatacaattttatacattcagtaactcatttattttcattattttttcagtCATGGTTAAagtttgcaaaatttcaaatgcAGAAAAGGCTAAATTTTACAGAGAACAAAAGAAATATCGTAGAAAATCACACAAATTAAAATGCTACCATAGGAATTCTGAAAAGTATAATAAGAATAAGACAGCCAAACGCAATACCAAAGTCCAAAACTCTCCTTCTATCCAAGCTGTCTATAAACGCAGACAAAGGGCAAACCTAAAGCAGAAAAGAGAAAAACAGCGAACATACAAAGAAATGTACCGAAACAGATTACTGAATACCGGTTCAGACGAGCATAGCCAAACTGAAAGTACGGTGCTAATGTGTAAAATGAAAAAGTCAAGAGCAatacataaattaagaaatgCCCTGCCAAAAACTCCTGATGACCGAGTAGTCGTATTAAACCATTATATGTCTTCTAAGTCACCGACTGCCCAGAAAATCACTTCTCTAAAGAGAAAAATTAGCTGCGTGTCAGAACAAATTGTGAGTAACATAAAAACTTTTATACAAGAAAAGAAGCATAAAAGAAGTACGGAATCTTTAACTGTTATGAATATTTTATCAGCCTCTGTCAGTGGTGAAAATATTTCAAGTAACAAGAAGAAAAGTAAAGCTGCAAGAAAGCTTGGTTTGCAAGCTCGTAGATTGTCAGGAGGTGAAAGAATTCGTACAAGTGTTTTAAAATCCGAAAAATCGTGCTTTGAACTTACAAAACGACGCACTAGAACAGATGCTACATCTGATAATACAAAAAAGTTGGCGTATGAATTTTGGACCTCACCGGAGAATTCCAGGACAACTGGAAACAAAAGTGATATCAAACGCACGAAAATAGCTCCTAAAGAATATGTTTCCCATTCTatacaaattttagaaaaaacaCAAACAGAGATTTATTTAGCATTTAAGAATAAATACCCAGAAATTACGATGTGTCAAAGACTTTTCGAAAGTTACAAGCCATTTTTTGTATCTCCGGTTCGCCCTAAAGACAGAAATACTTGCTGTTGCCGCATGCATGTAGAGGTTAAGATAGTGTTCAAAAAATGTATGGAGCTTCGAAAAACAATTCTCAAACTTCATGCAGAGTACGACAAAGAAAAATTTgcagtttttgaaaatatttatgagATTTCAAATAAAACACTGTGCAATACAGTGACGCATGACTGTCTTACGCGTAATTGTCAAAACTGTGGTGTTTCaaagttaatgtttttaaatgaaGAATTGGAAAAATCCTCCAATGCTAAAGATGTAAACTGGGAGAAATATGAGTACCTGAAAAGCAATGTTAAAGGCGGGAAAACAATAAGTAAAATTCAACTTGTGAAACAAGTCACAAAGCCCGGCTcactttttgaatatttcatcAAACTCTTGGAAAATTTTCCAGCGCATCAAATGAGGGCTAATTGGCAAAACTcccaatacaaaaatataaatcaaaatcttCCACTTGGACACGCCGTATGTTTACACGATTACTCTGAAAATTATAGGTGTTCCGATCGCACAGAACTTCAGTCGTCATATTTCCAAAAAACAGAGGTATCGATACATGTAACTATTTTGACACGACATGCAATTTTATAACTAGATGGTGTCGACAGTACAGTTAACTCTCCAGTTATTGTGTCTGAGCAGTTTTTTGTCATTAGTCTGGACTATCAACACGACAGACATTTCACATTTCACTGTCAAAAATTAATCTCAGACTACCTCAAATCAATTTCTGCCGACATTACAGTCATGCACGAATTTACTGATGGCTGTTCAAGTCAGTACAAAAGTAGAAACTGTATGGGGGACGTAAGCTTTGTTGCGGAGTCCGAATTAGGATATTCAAAACTAATTAGGAATTTCTTTGAAACATCTCATGCAAAAGGTCCACAGGATGCAGCCGGGGGATTCCTAAAGCATCAAGCGGATTATGCTGTCCTGCGCGGAAAAACACATATACAAAAtgcaaaagatttttttacatttgcggaaaaaaatcttcaacagccaaaaagt carries:
- the LOC139520122 gene encoding uncharacterized protein → MVKVCKISNAEKAKFYREQKKYRRKSHKLKCYHRNSEKYNKNKTAKRNTKVQNSPSIQAVYKRRQRANLKQKREKQRTYKEMYRNRLLNTGSDEHSQTESTVLMCKMKKSRAIHKLRNALPKTPDDRVVVLNHYMSSKSPTAQKITSLKRKISCVSEQIVSNIKTFIQEKKHKRSTESLTVMNILSASVSGENISSNKKKSKAARKLGLQARRLSGGERIRTSVLKSEKSCFELTKRRTRTDATSDNTKKLAYEFWTSPENSRTTGNKSDIKRTKIAPKEYVSHSIQILEKTQTEIYLAFKNKYPEITMCQRLFESYKPFFVSPVRPKDRNTCCCRMHVEVKIVFKKCMELRKTILKLHAEYDKEKFAVFENIYEISNKTLCNTVTHDCLTRNCQNCGVSKLMFLNEELEKSSNAKDVNWEKYEYLKSNVKGGKTISKIQLVKQVTKPGSLFEYFIKLLENFPAHQMRANWQNSQYKNINQNLPLGHAVCLHDYSENYRCSDRTELQSSYFQKTEVSIHVTILTRHAIL